One Helianthus annuus cultivar XRQ/B chromosome 12, HanXRQr2.0-SUNRISE, whole genome shotgun sequence genomic region harbors:
- the LOC110895837 gene encoding rRNA-processing protein efg1, with protein sequence MAHGGYDKRRVAGRKPVNNHRPKALAVEKKPKSKLVSLKRQIRSTERLLRKDTRPEVKESLIKKLEGLKSQQQMQDNLALERKIFLRDRKIKFFERRKVERQIRRLEKQQRALSGQAQEAEIAEQLSKLKADLEYIRFFPKTEKYVSLFKKGDNAETVDKRNSLRTQIKANIAAAVASGKDLEETGSDDDGLDLSEDDFFLSGSSSDEADADDEWTDKSAREQASSASGKAASGMSSDERNQRHISARALMPPPRASNGSTTAHVKSRYGNSFHKKPFFNRSDMSSSSNTSTSVDRPSYRDRRPLDGNSGSNLSSNSDARKPKRKRRPKKKKQQAS encoded by the exons ATGGCTCACGGTGGTTACGACAAGCGGCGGGTCGCCGGACGGAAACCGGTGAATAACCACCGTCCGAAGGCGTTAGCCGTCGAGAAGAAACCTAAATCGAAGCTCGTCTCTCTCAAACGCCAGATTCGCTCTACCGAGCGTTTGCTTCGTAAG GATACGAGACCTGAGGTCAAAGAATCTCTCATAAAGAAACTAGAAGGGTTGAAGAGTCAACAGCAGATGCAAGATAATCTAGCTTTGGAACGTAAAATATTCTTGCGTGACAGAAAGATCAAGTTTTTTG AAAGAAGGAAGGTTGAGCGACAAATAAGACGATTGGAGAAACAACAACGCGCGTTATCTGGTCAGGCTCAAGAAGCCGAGATTGCTGAGCAGCTCTCTAAGTTGAAAGCAGATCTTGAGTATATTAGG TTTTTCCCCAAGACAGAGAAATATGTATCTTTATTTAAGAAAGGTGATAATGCGGAGACTGTTGATAAGAGAAACAGCTTACGCACACAGATCAAAGCAAATATAGCTGCTGCTGTTGCTAGTGGGAAGGATTTGGAAG AAACTGGAAGTGATGATGATGGGCTAGATTTAAGCGAGGACGATTTCTTTTTAAGTGGAAGCTCAAGTGATGAGGCTGATGCAGATGATGAATGGACTGATAAAAGTGCAAG GGAACAAGCATCTAGTGCATCTGGGAAAGCGGCTTCTGGTATGTCAAGCGATGAAAGAAATCAG AGACACATTTCGGCTCGTGCTCTTATGCCTCCTCCTCGGGCCTCAAATGGTTCAACTACAGCTCATGTTAAATCAAGATATGGCAACTCTTTCCACAAGAAGCCGTTTTTTAATAGGTCTGACATGTCCTCATCCAGTAATACATCAACAAGTGTCGACCGGCCTTCTTATAGGGACCGGAGACCATTGGATGGTAACAGTGGTAGTAATCTGAGTTCCAACTCTGATGCCCGGAAACCGAAAAGGAAGAGACGTCCTAAGAAGAAGAAACAGCAGGCTTCGTGA
- the LOC110895836 gene encoding pentatricopeptide repeat-containing protein At4g02750, producing the protein MNSSLLKSLHNCQTLKSLKSIHALLIVNGLFASSDILLNKLIRLYFRFGSGTHAHQVFDKIPQPNVFLWTSMIHGYVQTKLYTQGFSLFRTMLRDSVAPMNFTITTVLKGLAREARLRDGEMVHGLVIKYGFDFDVMVQNSMLDLLMRCEKTDLARCVFEEMNVKDTVSWNSMIYGYCNNGRIEIARELFDMMPDPNVISWTSIICGYVEVGDMSEARALFEAMPVKDLASWNVMLSGYVDFGDLDAALCIFNMMPFRDVGSWNLIISGCCRMGYVDSARSYFDRMPSKNVASWTMMIDGYMKSGNVNDAKVLFDQMPEKNLISWSTMIGGYAKNGEPQTALELLKCFKKERIKPDETFILGVISACSQLGVLDAAESVINDYVGPTLLSSLHVSTSLIDMYAKCGNLKKAAQVFETTSGKDLFCYSTMIAAYANHGLGREAISLFEEMKNNIEPDTTTFVGVLSGCNHGGLVNEGWRYFKQMTDEYRIQPTDKHYACMVDLLGRAGRVHDAYNLICSMKVAPSAAVWSSLLAACSVHRNVELAEAAAAELFKIDPHNSGNYVLLSNIYAALGEWRNVAKVRATMRRNQVRKNRGSSWIELDSMVCEFVMGDLTYLNSENINYIMDLLAEEMKLEE; encoded by the coding sequence ATGAATTCATCTCTCTTAAAATCTCTCCATAATTGCCAAACCCTGAAATCCCTGAAATCCATCCATGCTTTACTTATAGTAAACGGGTTATTTGCTTCATCTGACATCCTGCTCAACAAGCTTATTCGCCTCTACTTTCGTTTTGGCTCAGGCACCCATGCCCACCAGGTGTTTGATAAAATTCCGCAACCAAATGTCTTCCTTTGGACATCTATGATCCATGGCTATGTCCAAACCAAACTGTATACACAAGGGTTTTCCCTTTTTCGTACAATGCTGCGTGATTCGGTTGCACCCATGAATTTTACAATTACCACAGTGCTCAAGGGTTTAGCTAGAGAAGCTAGATTAAGAGATGGGGAGATGGTTCATGGATTGGTTATAAAATATGGCTTCGATTTTGATGTGATGGTGCAAAATTCTATGCTTGATTTGCTCATGAGATGCGAGAAAACCGATTTAGCTAGATGTGTGTTTGAAGAGATGAATGTAAAAGATACTGTGTCGTGGAATTCGATGATATATGGGTATTGTAACAACGGTAGGATCGAGATTGCGCGTGAACTGTTTGATATGATGCCTGATCCGAATGTTATTTCTTGGACTAGTATTATATGTGGGTATGTGGAGGTTGGTGACATGAGTGAGGCGCGCGCTCTATTTGAGGCAATGCCGGTTAAAGACTTGGCTTCATGGAATGTTATGCTGTCTGGTTATGTAGATTTTGGCGACCTCGATGCTGCTTTATGTATTTTTAACATGATGCCGTTTCGTGATGTTGGGTCTTGGAATTTGATCATATCCGGGTGTTGTAGAATGGGGTATGTTGATTCCGCAAGAAGCTACTTTGACCGGATGCCAAGTAAGAATGTGGCTTCGTGGACCATGATGATTGACGGGTACATGAAATCCGGAAATGTTAATGATGCAAAGGTTTTATTTGATCAGATGCCGGAAAAGAATCTGATTTCTTGGTCAACCATGATTGGTGGATATGCTAAAAATGGAGAACCGCAAACTGCTTTAGAGCTGTTAAAATGCTTCAAAAAGGAGCGTATAAAACCAGATGAAACCTTTATACTTGGCGTCATTTCCGCTTGTTCACAGTTAGGTGTTTTGGACGCTGCAGAGTCAGTAATCAATGACTACGTGGGCCCCACTCTTCTCTCCAGTTTACACGTGTCCACTAGTTTAATTGATATGTATGCTAAATGCGGAAACCTTAAAAAGGCTGCACAAGTGTTTGAAACAACTTCCGGAAAAGACTTGTTTTGTTACAGTACTATGATTGCAGCCTACGCAAATCACGGGTTGGGTCGAGAAGCCATTTCATTGTTTGAGGAAATGAAGAATAATATAGAACCCGACACGACAACATTTGTTGGTGTCTTGAGTGGTTGTAATCATGGGGGTCTTGTTAACGAGGGGTGGAGATATTTTAAACAGATGACAGATGAGTATAGGATTCAACCAACGGATAAGCATTATGCATGCATGGTTGATCTTTTAGGGCGTGCGGGGCGTGTTCATGATGCTTATAACCTAATATGTAGCATGAAGGTGGCCCCTTCTGCGGCTGTTTGGAGTTCCCTGCTTGCGGCTTGTAGTGTTCATCGCAACGTTGAGCTAGCTGAAGCTGCAGCTGCTGAATTGTTTAAGATTGATCCGCATAATTCAGGGAACTATGTTCTTTTATCGAATATCTATGCTGCTTTAGGAGAGTGGCGTAATGTTGCTAAAGTGAGAGCAACGATGAGGCGAAATCAAGTGAGGAAAAATAGAGGTTCCAGTTGGATTGAGTTAGACTCTATGGTGTGTGAATTTGTGATGGGAGATTTAACATATTTAAATTCTGAGAACATTAATTATATTATGGATCTACTAGCTGAAGAAATGAAGCTTGAGGAATAA